A segment of the Streptomyces sp. NBC_00376 genome:
CTCTGTGCCTCGGCGAACCGCAGTTGATGCCTGCGGCGATGACGGTGTCGCGGAAACGGGCCACCGCTCTCCGCCTCAGAACCCGGGGCGAGGGTGCTGTCACGTTGTTGAGGGAGTGAGTGCCTGATGGTGTGTCGGGTATGGAGGGGGCGGGTTCCGGCTCCGTGCTCAGGCCGCGGCAGGCAGGCCGGCGACGCCGGTGATGTGGTCCCAGATGGCGAAGCGGGTGGGGGTGACTTCAGCGCGGTAGTGGGTGGCGGTCATCAGGTGGCGGCGGGGCCGGAAGTGGGGTGAGATGCCGCTGAACGCGGACAGGAACCGCTGGGCTCCGCCGACGCTGCGGAAGCCTTTCATGGCGCGTTCGCGCTGCCGGGTGGGCTGATGGCTGTTCTCGGCCCGGTTGTTGAGGCCCTTGTGGGAGCGGTGCTCGACCGAGGGCATCACCTCGCGGTGGGCCGCGCCGTAGGAGCGGAGTTTGTCGGTGACGATCACCCGCGGCACCGAGCGGGTCGTCTTCAGCAGGTGGCGGAAGAAGCGCCCGGCCGCGGCTTTGTCCCGCCGGTTCTGGACCAGGATGTCGAGCACGGTGCCGTCAGCGTCGACGGCCCGCCACAGGTACTTCCGCTCTCCGTTGATCTCGATGAAGACCTCGTCCAGGTGCCACTTGTCGCCCAGTTGCACACGCCGGCGGCGCAGCGCGTGTTGGCATAGGACTGCCCGGACTTCGCACACCAGCGGCGGACGGTCTCGTGGGACACGATGACACCGCGCTCGAGCATCAACTCCTCGACCTCACGGAAGCTGAGCGGGAAGCGGAAGTACAGCCACACAGTGCGCGATGATCTCGGGCCTTCACCCCTGATCTTGGACACTCGAGATAGTGGATCTTGAGGATCTGAGAGATGGACGTGTCGTGGTCATGAAGCGCTATCCGCCGGAGTTCAAGGCGGACGCGGTCGCGCTGTACGATTCGCGGCCCGAGGCGACGATCAAGCAGATCGCCGCCGACCTGGGGGTGAACCCGGAGACGCTGCGCAACTGGATCCGGGCGGCCGGAGCCGGTCGTCCGCGCGGCCGTCGGGCGGCCAAGCCGCCGACGGTTCCGGTGGCGCCGTCGGCTCTGGAGGCCGAGGTCGCCGCCTTGAGGCGGGAGAACGCCGAGCTGAAGAAGGAACGGGAGATCCTGCGCAAGGCGGCCCGCTATTTCGCCTCGGAGACGGGCTGGTGAACCGCTGCCAGTTCGTTGAGGACCACCAGCGCCGTTACGGCGTGAAGCGGTTGTGCCGCATCCTGGGCATCGCCCGCTCGAGCTTCTACCACTGGCGCCGCAGTGCACCGCTGCGGGCAGCCCGCCAGGCTGCCGACGCCCAGCTCGCCGCCCGGATACGCGTGATCCACCGGGCCTCGGACGGCACCTACGGCGCCCCCAGGATCACCGCTGAACTCCGCGAGGACGGCGAGCGCGTGAACCACGAGCGGGTCGCCCGCATCATGCAGGCGATCGGGCTGGCCGGCCTCCGCCTGCGCAGGAAGCATCGCACCACCATCCCGGACCCCGCCGCGGCGAAGGTGCCGGACCTGATCGGCCGTAACTTCACCGCGGACGAGGTGAACCGAAAGTACGTCGGCGACATCACATGCCTGCCGCTGGCCGGCGGGACGTTCCGCTATCTCGCGACCGTGATCGATCTCTGCTCACGGCGCCTGGCCGGGTGGGCGATCGCCGACCATATGCGCGCCGACCTCGTCGTCGACGCCCTGAAAGCAGCCGAGCGGACCCGCGGCAGCCTCGCCGGCGCCGTGATGCACACCGATCACGGGGCCCAGTACTGCAGCCGGGCCTTCGCCAACGCCTGCCGCCAGGCTGGCGTGACCCAGTCCATGAGCGCCATCGGCAGCTCGGCGGATACTGACTTCGGCTCGTCAGGGTGAGGTCAGGGTGTCGAGGGTCAGGCCGGTGCCGGCTATGAAGCCGTCGAGGGTGTCGGGGCGGTACTGCAGGCGCTTGAGCCGG
Coding sequences within it:
- a CDS encoding transposase encodes the protein MKRYPPEFKADAVALYDSRPEATIKQIAADLGVNPETLRNWIRAAGAGRPRGRRAAKPPTVPVAPSALEAEVAALRRENAELKKEREILRKAARYFASETGW
- a CDS encoding IS3 family transposase, with product MNRCQFVEDHQRRYGVKRLCRILGIARSSFYHWRRSAPLRAARQAADAQLAARIRVIHRASDGTYGAPRITAELREDGERVNHERVARIMQAIGLAGLRLRRKHRTTIPDPAAAKVPDLIGRNFTADEVNRKYVGDITCLPLAGGTFRYLATVIDLCSRRLAGWAIADHMRADLVVDALKAAERTRGSLAGAVMHTDHGAQYCSRAFANACRQAGVTQSMSAIGSSADTDFGSSG